One genomic window of Armatimonadota bacterium includes the following:
- the greA gene encoding transcription elongation factor GreA yields MQAEREIVLTAGGLKKIEDELDQLRTVGRKRVAERIRESMQLAGELNDNSEFDDAKNEQAFIEGRIDELKEILATARVIEDMEVLTDAVSIGSIVRVRDLENKDDWEWTIVGTVEANPAEDRISNESPVGEALMGKKVGEIAVVEIPAGLAKYEILSIRK; encoded by the coding sequence ATGCAAGCCGAAAGAGAAATCGTGTTGACCGCAGGCGGTCTGAAAAAGATAGAAGACGAACTCGATCAACTTCGAACGGTTGGTCGTAAGCGTGTTGCCGAGCGAATTCGTGAATCCATGCAGTTGGCAGGCGAACTCAATGACAATTCTGAGTTTGATGACGCAAAGAACGAGCAGGCCTTCATTGAAGGGCGGATTGACGAGCTCAAGGAAATACTCGCGACAGCGCGGGTGATCGAAGATATGGAGGTGCTCACAGACGCTGTGAGCATAGGCTCGATAGTCAGGGTCAGGGATCTGGAGAACAAGGACGATTGGGAATGGACCATAGTTGGTACGGTTGAAGCTAACCCGGCAGAGGACCGTATTTCCAACGAGTCGCCGGTCGGAGAAGCTCTTATGGGCAAAAAAGTCGGGGAGATCGCAGTTGTAGAGATCCCGGCAGGACTTGCAAAGTATGAGATACTGAGCATTCGCAAGTAA